The following proteins are encoded in a genomic region of Primulina huaijiensis isolate GDHJ02 chromosome 3, ASM1229523v2, whole genome shotgun sequence:
- the LOC140972145 gene encoding calmodulin-like: protein MAGAWTEVQIAEFREAFCLIDKDSDGVIIMEELASVIRSLNEHPTTEETLEMMNEMDTDGQCTVDMEEFLCVMAGKMKVINLLINQLLLILKLIKELTYYIFVENATDELKEAFKVFDRDQDGFTSAVELRNVIMNLGERLTEEEAEHMIKEADLDGDGFVNFDEFVRMMPMPMPSSI, encoded by the exons ATGGCCGGTGCATGGACAGAAGTTCAGATTGCCGAATTCCGAGAAGCCTTCTGCCTCATCGACAAAGATTCCGATG GAGTGATCATTATGGAAGAACTCGCATCCGTGATTCGATCGCTGAACGAACATCCGACGACTGAAGAAACTCTAGAGATGATGAATGAGATGGACACCGATGGGCAATGTACCGTAGATATGGAAGAGTTTTTATGTGTAATGGCGGGAAAAATGAAGGTAATAAATTTGTTAATTAATCAACTTCTACTTATATTAAAGTTGATAAAAGAATTGACATATTATATCTTTGTAGAAAATGCAACAGATGAGCTAAAAGAAGCTTTCAAAGTATTTGATCGAGATCAAGATGGATTCACATCTGCGGTTGAG TTGAGAAATGTGATTATGAATCTTGGAGAAAGGCTTACAGAGGAAGAAGCAGAACATATGATCAAAGAAGCTGATCTTGATGGAGATGGCTTTGTCAACTTTGATGAATTTGTGAGGATGATGCCGATGCCGATGCCGTCATCCATTTGA